The Triplophysa dalaica isolate WHDGS20190420 chromosome 5, ASM1584641v1, whole genome shotgun sequence genome window below encodes:
- the itih2 gene encoding inter-alpha-trypsin inhibitor heavy chain H2, translated as MKPPVLFLCILLFCQSWAFEFVIDGEWEDELSGPLEQYHQSGRYRRNILTTEEEEDFEAIQGNDITVKSYKVESRITSRFVHTTVKSSVVNSGPNAQSIGFNVQIAKRAFINNFTMNVNGITFVGSVKEKTVARNLYAQARARGKAAGIVRTNSQAMETFKTEVHVPPGSKVEFELHYQEMLQRKLGYYTHTLHIQPGRLVPVLQVDVYIYEPIGIKSVTAPNTLGEQFADLTKITQSKDKAHIVFKPTLQQQRKCETCTESAVDGVFTVIYDVQRESNAGELQVSDGHFIQFFAPSDLSPLPKNIIFVIDVSGSMWGLKMKQTVEAMKSILDDLSMDDHFSVIDFNHNVRCWSEDLVPVSSIQVDEAKKYIQNIKPNGGTNINEALLRAVQILVKASSQGVIEPRSVSMIILVSDGDPTVGEIKLSNIQKNVKRVMKEEFSLFSLGIGFDVDFDFLERIAMDNRGIAQRIFANHDASEQLKEFYSQVSSPLLRSITIHFPESTVSDVTQNSFDKFFSGSEVIVAGKLQPTDLTTLQSFITASAANMDLNIQTEADIKKLDSELNSQQHSFPGFARQMWAYITVNQLLAERSLAPSANKKRKITQRILALAVEHQFVTPLTAMLVESQDQETVERLIADSPKDSKQGCCSGTTSLSGQLPLTNVVYTNPPWVMPTAPSTPNEAAGEQVLSVIPPVITSVDNDPHFIIHLPKTNMDICFNIDSKPGHILNLLSDTGKGFTINGQLVGSKKIKNNKINTYFGTISIYSKTDGVQVIIGTDRIELMEGMNNHSFSWGATVELMLNRMKVAIVKEQQVTVTIGEDISVMVLLHRVWKKHPVQVDFLGFYIPNENEYSSQVHGLIGQFTQEPEVKVYAVHEGADPKKKEAIMEVKGNKLAVTRGWQKDYRRDRKRGSDVFCWFVHNNGKGFIDGSYTSYILPRLDSFLPSL; from the exons ATGAAGCCTCCGGTTCTTTTTCTTTGCATCCTGCTCTTCTGTCAGAGCTGGGCTTTTGAGTTTGTCATTGATGGCGAGTGGGAAGATGAATTG TCAGGTCCTTTGGAGCAGTACCATCAGTCTGGGAGATACAGG AGGAACATTTTGACCACTGAAGAGGAAGAGGATTTCGAG GCTATCCAGGGCAATGACATCACTGTTAAGAGTTATAAGGTCGAGAGCAGGATTACGTCACGATTCGTTCACACCACAGTCAAGAGCTCCGTTGTTAACTCGGGCCCAAATGCTCAGAGCATCGGCTTCAACGTACAGATCGCCAAACGGGCCTTTATTAACAACTTTACCAT GAATGTAAACGGGATAACATTTGTTGGCTCGGTAAAGGAAAAGACAGTGGCGAGAAACCTTTATGCTCAAGCAAGAGCTCGCGGAAAAGCTGCTGGTATTGTCAG GACTAACTCACAAGCGATGGAGACCTTCAAGACAGAGGTGCATGTTCCTCCGGGTAGCAAGGTGGAGTTTGAGCTTCACTATCAAGAAATGTTGCAGAGGAAACTGGGCTACTACACGCACACCTTGCACATCCAACCTGGACGCCTGGTGCCTGTGCTTCAA GTTGATGTTTATATATATGAGCCCATTGGCATTAAGTCTGTCACAGCCCCTAACACGCTTGGAGAACAGTTTGCAGATTTGACCAAAATCACCCAGAGCAAAGACAAAGCTCATATAGTGTTCAAACCAACACTCCAACAGCAGCGCAAATGTGAGACCTGCACAGAGAGCGCTGTGGATGGGGTCTTCACCGTCATCTATGACGTTCAGAGAGAAAGCAATGCTGGAGAGCTGCAG GTGTCTGATGGTCATTTCATTCAATTCTTTGCACCGTCTGATCTCTCGCCTCTCcccaaaaacattatatttgtcATTGATGTTAGTGGCAGCATGTGGGGATTGAAGATGAAACAG ACAGTTGAGGCAATGAAGTCCATTCTGGATGATCTATCAATGGATGACCACTTCAGTGTCATAGACTTTAATCACAACGTCCGCTGCTGGAGTGAAGATCTTGTCCCAGTTTCCTCCATTCAGGTGGATGAAGCCAAGAAGTACATCCAGAACATCAAACCTAATGGAG GTACAAACATCAATGAGGCTCTACTGCGAGCAGTGCAGATTCTTGTGAAAGCGTCCAGTCAGGGAGTGATCGAGCCCCGTTCTGTGTCTATGATCATTTTGGTATCTGATGGAGATCCTACAGTGG GAGAAATAAAGTTGAGCAATATTCAGAAGAATGTGAAGCGCGTAATGAAGGAGGAGTTTTCTCTCTTCTCCCTTGGTATTGGCTTCGACGTGGACTTTGACTTCCTGGAGCGAATTGCCATGGACAATAGGGGCATCGCCCAGAGGATCTTTGCAAATCACGATGCATCAGAGcaattaaag GAATTCTACAGCCAggtctcctctcctctcctcagGTCCATCACTATCCACTTTCCAGAGAGTACCGTAAGTGACGTGACTCAGAACAGTTTCGACAAGTTCTTCAGCGGTTCAGAGGTGATAGTGGCTGGAAAACTTCAACCAACAGACCTCACAACTCTGCAAAGCTTCATCACCGCCTCTGCT GCCAACATGGACCTTAACATCCAGACTGAGGCAGATATCAAGAAGTTGGACTCAGAGCTTAACTCACAACAGCATTCCTTCCCCGGCTTTGCCCGACAAATGTGGGCTTACATCACTGTCAATCAACTACTAGCCGAACG CTCTCTAGCTCCTTCTGCAAATAAGAAGCGTAAGATTACCCAGCGGATCTTGGCATTGGCTGTAGAGCATCAGTTCGTGACCCCTCTGACTGCCATGCTGGTGGAGAGTCAGGACCAGGAGACGGTAGAGCGTCTCATCGCTGACTCACCCAAAGACTCCAAACAGGGCTGCTGCTCCG GTACTACTTCTTTATCCGGACAATTGCCACTAACCAACGTAGTTTACACTAACCCTCCATGGGTTATGCCTACAGCCCCTTCTACCCCCAATGAGGCAGCCGGAGAACAAGTTCTCAGTGTCATTCCACCTGTGATCACTTCAG tcGACAATGACCCTCACTTCATTATTCACTTGCCCAAAACCAACATGGATATCTGCTTCAACATTGACTCCAAACCTGGGCACATCCTGAACTTGCTATCGGATACTGGAAAGG GATTTACAATCAATGGTCAGCTGGTGGGGTCTAAGAAGataaagaacaacaaaataaacacatacttCGGTACCATCTCCATATACTCCAAAACAGACGGTGTGCAGGTCATAATAGGAACTGACAGGATTGAGCTAATGGAAGGCATGAATAATCACTCTTTCTCTTGGGGAGCAACAGTGGAACTGATGCTAAACAG AATGAAGGTTGCCATAGTGAAAGAGCAACAGGTTACTGTGACGATTGGTGAAGATATTTCAGTGATGGTTTTGTTGCATCGGGTGTGGAAGAAGCATCCTGTGCAAGTGGACTTCTTGGGCTTTTACATCCCAAATGAGAACGAATACTCCTCGCAAGTTCACGGTCTCATCG GTCAGTTCACACAGGAACCAGAGGTGAAAGTCTATGCCGTGCACGAGGGAGCAGATCCCAAAAAGAAAGAGGCTATAATGGAGGTGAAAGGCAACAAACTGGCTGTCACAAG aGGTTGGCAGAAGGACTACAGACGTGACAGGAAACGAGGTTCAGATGTCTTCTGCTGGTTTGTCCACAACAATGGGAAAGGTTTCATTGATGGGAGTTACACCAGCTATATCCTCCCTCGGCTTGACAGCTTTCTGCCCTCTCTCTAA
- the atp5f1c gene encoding ATP synthase subunit gamma, mitochondrial isoform X2, translated as MFARTSAAVFLPQCGQVRNMATLKDITIRLKSIKNIQKITKSMKMVAAAKYARADRALKPARVYGSSAMALYEKAEIKVSEDKNKHLIIGVSSDRGLCGAVHSNVAKAIRSEIAKLSKAGKEVMVVNVGDKLRGLLYRTHGNHILINCKEVGRKPPTFTDASIIATEVLDSGYEFDQGRIVFNRFRSVISYKTDEKPLFSVDSVASSESMGIYDDIDADVLRNYQEFSLVNLIYFGLKESTTSEQSARMTAMDSASKNASEMIDKLTLTFNRTRQSVITKELIEIISGAAAL; from the exons ATGTTCGCAAGGACCAGCGCGGCGGTGTTCCTTCCACAAtg TGGGCAGGTCAGGAACATGGCAACCTTGAAGGACA TCACCATTCGGTTGAAGTCCATCAAGAACATTCAGAAGATCACCAAATCCATGAAGATGGTGGCAGCAGCTAAATATGCTAGAGCTGATAGGGCCCTGAAGCCAGCCCGCGTCTATGGCAGCAGTGCCATGG cTCTCTATGAGAAGGCTGAGATCAAGGTTTCAGAAGACAAGAATAAACATCTGATCATTGGCGTGTCTTCTGACCGTGGGCTCTGTGGTGCCGTCCACAGCAACGTGGCCAAGGCCATTAGGAGCGAAATCGCCAAGCTCTCTAAAGCTGGTAAAGAGGTTATGGTCGTAAATGTGGGTGACAAACTCCGAGGTCTGCTTTACAG GACCCATGGAAATCACATCCTGATCAACTGTAAAGAGGTGGGCCGCAAACCTCCCACTTTCACTGATGCTTCCATCATTGCCACAGAGGTTCTTGACTCTGGCTATGAGTTCGACCAGGGAAGAATTGTATTCAACAGATTCAG GTCTGTGATTTCATACAAGACCGATGAGAAACCTCTTTTTTCCGTGGACTCTGTTGCAAGCTCAG AGAGCATGGGCATCTATGATGATATTGATGCTGATGTGTTGAGGAACTATCAGGAATTTTCTCTGGTCAACCTCATCTACTTTGGGTTGAAGGAGTCCACCACCAGTGAGCAGAGTGCCAGGATGACCGCTATGGACAGCGCTAGCAAGAATGCTT CTGAGATGATTGACAAGCTGACCCTGACCTTTAACCGAACTCGCCAATCCGTCATTACCAAGGAGCTTATTGAGATCATTTCTGGAGCCGCTGCTCTGTAA
- the atp5f1c gene encoding ATP synthase subunit gamma, mitochondrial isoform X1, producing MFARTSAAVFLPQCGQVRNMATLKDITIRLKSIKNIQKITKSMKMVAAAKYARADRALKPARVYGSSAMALYEKAEIKVSEDKNKHLIIGVSSDRGLCGAVHSNVAKAIRSEIAKLSKAGKEVMVVNVGDKLRGLLYRTHGNHILINCKEVGRKPPTFTDASIIATEVLDSGYEFDQGRIVFNRFRSVISYKTDEKPLFSVDSVASSESMGIYDDIDADVLRNYQEFSLVNLIYFGLKESTTSEQSARMTAMDSASKNASEMIDKLTLTFNRTRQSVITKELIEIISGAAAL from the exons ATGTTCGCAAGGACCAGCGCGGCGGTGTTCCTTCCACAAtg TGGGCAGGTCAGGAACATGGCAACCTTGAAGGACA TCACCATTCGGTTGAAGTCCATCAAGAACATTCAGAAGATCACCAAATCCATGAAGATGGTGGCAGCAGCTAAATATGCTAGAGCTGATAGGGCCCTGAAGCCAGCCCGCGTCTATGGCAGCAGTGCCATGG cTCTCTATGAGAAGGCTGAGATCAAGGTTTCAGAAGACAAGAATAAACATCTGATCATTGGCGTGTCTTCTGACCGTGGGCTCTGTGGTGCCGTCCACAGCAACGTGGCCAAGGCCATTAGGAGCGAAATCGCCAAGCTCTCTAAAGCTGGTAAAGAGGTTATGGTCGTAAATGTGGGTGACAAACTCCGAGGTCTGCTTTACAG GACCCATGGAAATCACATCCTGATCAACTGTAAAGAGGTGGGCCGCAAACCTCCCACTTTCACTGATGCTTCCATCATTGCCACAGAGGTTCTTGACTCTGGCTATGAGTTCGACCAGGGAAGAATTGTATTCAACAGATTCAG GTCTGTGATTTCATACAAGACCGATGAGAAACCTCTTTTTTCCGTGGACTCTGTTGCAAGCTCAG AGAGCATGGGCATCTATGATGATATTGATGCTGATGTGTTGAGGAACTATCAGGAATTTTCTCTGGTCAACCTCATCTACTTTGGGTTGAAGGAGTCCACCACCAGTGAGCAGAGTGCCAGGATGACCGCTATGGACAGCGCTAGCAAGAATGCTT CTGAGATGATTGACAAGCTGACCCTGACCTTTAACCGAACTCGCCAATCCGTCATTACCAAGGAGCTTATTGAGATCATTTCTGGAGCCGCTGCTCT
- the kin gene encoding DNA/RNA-binding protein KIN17, translating into MGKAEFLTPKAIGNRIKAKGLQKLRWYCQMCQKQCRDENGFKCHCMSESHQRQLLLASENPNQFMSYFSQEFKSEFLELLRRRFGTKRVHNNIIYNEYISHREHIHMNSTQWETLTEFTKWLGKEGFCKVDETPKGWYIQWIDRDPETIRRQEELERKKKQDLDDVERSAKFIEEQVRRGREGKEPEEEPVYTELKRMNEDEKIAFNLDNAAAGPSKTSISLGSSGLKGTTSVKRKESSHSSDSKDKKKKSALEEIIEMEEQKKKSVQSDHWIRPNIVVKVVTKRLGEKYFKKKAIIREVQNRYTAMVKMIDSGDKLKLDQSHVETVIPAPGKRVLILNGQYKDTEAILEGIDEHKFSATLVLDSGRMKGKTVERIAYEDFSKLA; encoded by the exons atgGGAAAGGCGGAATTTTTAACCCCGAAGGCGATCGGGAACAGAATCAAAGCTAAAGGCTTGCAAAAACTGCGCTGGTATTGTCAGATGTGTCAGAAACAGTGTCGAGATGAA AACGGGTTTAAATGTCACTGTATGTCCGAGTCTCATCAGAGACAGCTATTGTTAGCTTCAGAGAATCCCAACCAGTTCATGAGCTACTTCTCACA AGAGTTCAAAAGCGAGTTCTTAGAGCTGCTCAGAAGACGTTTTG GAACCAAACGAGTTCATAATAACATTATCTACAATGAGTATATCAGCCATCGGGAACATATCCACATGAACTCCACACAGTGGGAAACCCTCACTGAATTCACCAAATGGCTTGGGAAAGAAG GTTTCTGCAAAGTAGATGAGACACCCAAAGGCTGGTACATCCAGTGGATTGATCGTGATCCGGAAACGATACGTAGGCAGGAAGAGCTGGAGAGGAAGAAGAAACAAGATTTGGACGATGTAGAACGCAGTGCGAAGTTCATCGAAGAACAAGTGCGCCGCGGCCGAGAGGGCAAAGAGCCGGAG GAGGAGCCAGTATATACCGAACTGAAGAGGATGAATGAAGATGAGAAAATTGCTTTCAACCTGGACAATGCAGCAGCTGGGCCTTCCAAAACAAG TATAAGTCTGGGAAGTAGCGGCCTCAAAGGGACCACCTCAGTTAAAAGGAAAGAGTCCTCTCACAGTTCAGACTCCAAAGACAAGAAGAAGAAATCTGCCCTCGAGGAGATAATAGAG ATGGAGgagcagaagaaaaaatctgtccAGTCGGATCACTGGATTCGACCAAACATCGTAGTAAAAGTGGTAACAAAAAGACTAGGAGAGAAGTATTTTAAGAAGAAAGCCATCATTCGA GAGGTGCAGAATAGGTACACTGCCATGGTGAAGATGATCGACTCTGGAGACAAACTCAAACTGGACCAAAGTCATGTGGAAACGGTCATTCCAGCACCTG GCAAGCGAGTTTTGATCCTAAACGGTCAATATAAAGATACAGAGGCCATCCTGGAAGGCATAGACGAGCACAAATTCTCTGCAACACTCGTATTAGACTCG GGTCGGATGAAAGGAAAGACAGTGGAGAGGATTGCATATGAGGACTTTTCTAAACTGGCTTGA